In Pseudomonas flavescens, the sequence CGCGCAGGCGGAAGAAATCGTCATCAAGTTCGCCCACGTCGCTTCCGACCAGACGCCCAAGGGGCAGGGCGCGCGCATGCTGCAGAAACTGGTCAAGGAACGCCTGGCGGGCAAGGCGCGCGTGGAGGTGTACCCGAACTCTTCGTTGTTCGGCGATGGCAAGGAGATGGAGGCGCTGTTGCTCGGTGACGTGCAACTGCTGGCGCCTGCGCCGGTGAAGCTGGAGAAGTATCAGCCACGGGTGCAGATCTTCGATCTGATGTTCCTGTTCGACAACGCGGCTGCGTCCCAGCGTTTCGAGCAGTCGGCCAAGGGCCAGGAGTTGCTGCACAGCCTGGAGAACAACGGCATTCTTGGCCTGGCCTACTGGCTCAACGGCATGCGTCAGTTCACCGCCAACAAGCCACTACATGTGCCGAGCGACGCCCGGGGCATGAAATTTCGCGTGCAGCCTTCGGACCTGCAGGCCGCGCAGATCAGTGCGCTGCGTGCGGTGCCGCGCAAGATGGCCTTCGCGGAGATCTATCAGGGCCTGCAGACCGGGGTGATCAACGCCTCCGACAACCCCTGGTCGAACATCTACAGCCAGCGCCATTATGAAGTGCAGCAGTACATGATCGAATCCAACCATGCCGTCGGCAACTACATGCTGATCACTAACGCGGCATTCTGGAACGGCCTGCCAGAGGATGTGCGCGGAGAGCTGAAAACCATCATCGACGAGGTCACCGTCGAGGTGAATCGCCAGGCGCTGGCGCTCAACGAGAAGGACAAGGAGCAGATCCTGGCCAGCGGCAAGCATGAGCTGATCACCCTCAGCGACGAGGAGCGGGCCCAATGGCGCGAAGTCATGCGGCCGATCTGGAAAGACTATGAAGGGAAGATCGGCAGCGACCTGATCGAAGCGGCCCAGGCTGCCAATGCTGCCGCCAACTAGAACGGAGACCGCCATGCTCGACCATCTTGATCATCTGGTACTGACCGCTACCGACGCCGATGCGACCACGCACTTCTATGTCGAGGTGCTGGGCATGCGCCTGGAGACCTTCGGCAATGGCCGCAAGGCGTTCTGCTTCGGTAATCAGAAGATCAACCTGCACGTGCGTGGCCAGGAGTTCGAGCCCAAGGCTCACCTGCCGGTGCCGGGTGCGCTGGACCTGTGCTTCATCGCCAGCCAGCCTCTGGAAGAGGTGATCGCGCATCTGCAGCGAGTCGGCTGGCCGATCATCGAAGGACCGGTGATGCGCACCGGCGCCACGGGTCCGATCCGTTCGGTGTACCTGCGCGACCCTGACCTGAACCTGATCGAGATAGCTGAGTTGGTCGGGCAGCGGAACGTGTAGAAGCGGCCGATGGCATGACCTGTAGGGGCTTGGGGGGCGCCTAGCCCTTGCTGGCGATGCGATTGTTGATACAACACCGTATCGGCGGTGGCTCTGATCGCCAGCGAGCTGGCTCCTACACGAGAACCGCGGCCGACCGCTATCGCCACTTTCTAGCCGTTAGGTTTTTCCGCACGGATGCCTCCAGTGCTTTGCCACTAAAGGCTATTCGCCCACGCCGAAGGCCGCGTTTACCAATCGTGAATATCTGCCCGCCAGACGGCGGGGTTAGAGTCGGCTTGCCAAAACAATTACAACAACTCTCTCTGGGAGACCGCTGATGACAGCTTTGCAGCGCCTGTGGGATCAGCTGGAGGAAATCGCCGTGGCGTTTCTCCTCGCGGCGATGACCCTGGTCACCTTCTCGTACGTGGTATTCAACAACCTCTACGGCGTTTTCTACGCCCTGGGTGATTCCCTGCCGTTCGCCAACGATGCGATGTTCAGCATTGGCGACGGCATCCTTTATGTCGCCCAGGAAATGACCTGGAGCGTGGCCCTGACCAAGGCCATGTTCGGCTGGCTGATCTTCGTCGGTCTGGCCTGGGGCGTGCGCATCGGTGCGCACATCGGCGTCGACCTGCTGGTGCGCATGTTCAAGCCTGCCCTGCAGAAAACCGTGGCGATCATCGCCCTGATCATCTGCCTGGCGTATTGCGCGCTGATGGCCTACTCCAGCGAGCAGTGGGTCGCGGTGCTGTTCAACATCGGCACCGGTGCCGAGGATCTGGATCGCTTCGGCGTCCAGCAGTGGCACATCGTGATGATCGTGCCGATTGGCTTCTCTCTCATGTTCCTGCGTTTCGCCCAGGTATTGGTGCGGGTGATCCAGGACAAGCAGATTGGTTTTGGTGGTCACGGCGAAGTCGAAGACGCCATCAAACTCGCCGAAGAGACGGAGGCTAAACGATGACCATCGCATTTCTGTTCGTCGCCCTGTTCGCGCTGATGTTCATCGGCATTCCGGTGGCGATTTCCCTGGGTTTGTCCGGGGCCATGACCATCCTGTTCTTCAGCAACGACTCGGTGCGTTCGCTGGCGATCAAGCTGTTCGAGACCAGCGAGCACTACACGCTGCTGGCGATTCCGTTCTTCCTGCTGTCGGGCGCGTTCATGACCAGCGGCGGCGTGGCCCGTCGGCTGATCGATTTCGCCAACGCCTGCGTCGGCCATATCAAGGGTGGCCTGGCCATCGCCGCGATCCTGGCGTGCATGCTGTTCGCCGCGCTGAGCGGCTCGTCGCCGGCCACGGTGGCGGCGGTCGGTTCGATCGTCATCGCCGGCATGGTGCGCTCGGGCTACAAGAAGGAGTTCGCCGCCGGTATCGTCTGTAACGCCGGTACCCTGGGCATCCTGATTCCGCCGTCGATCGTCATGGTGGTCTACGCCACCGCGACCGAGACCTCGGTGGGCAAGCTGTTCATGGCCGGCGTGGTGCCGGGGCTGCTGCTGGGCGTGTTCCTGATGATCACCATCTACATCATCGCCCGGGTGAAGAACATGCCGTCGCTGCCGCGGGCGTCGATGAGCGAGATCCTCACTGCCGGGCGCAAGGCCGGCTGGGGG encodes:
- a CDS encoding TRAP transporter small permease; amino-acid sequence: MTALQRLWDQLEEIAVAFLLAAMTLVTFSYVVFNNLYGVFYALGDSLPFANDAMFSIGDGILYVAQEMTWSVALTKAMFGWLIFVGLAWGVRIGAHIGVDLLVRMFKPALQKTVAIIALIICLAYCALMAYSSEQWVAVLFNIGTGAEDLDRFGVQQWHIVMIVPIGFSLMFLRFAQVLVRVIQDKQIGFGGHGEVEDAIKLAEETEAKR
- the dctM gene encoding C4-dicarboxylate TRAP transporter large permease protein DctM, with the protein product MTIAFLFVALFALMFIGIPVAISLGLSGAMTILFFSNDSVRSLAIKLFETSEHYTLLAIPFFLLSGAFMTSGGVARRLIDFANACVGHIKGGLAIAAILACMLFAALSGSSPATVAAVGSIVIAGMVRSGYKKEFAAGIVCNAGTLGILIPPSIVMVVYATATETSVGKLFMAGVVPGLLLGVFLMITIYIIARVKNMPSLPRASMSEILTAGRKAGWGLALIVIILGGIYSGMFTPTEAAAVAAVYAAFVAIFIYKDMTVRECPKVFVEAGKLSVVLMFIIANAMLFAHVLTTEQIPQSITAWVVDQGFSPIEFLIVVNIVLLIAGTFMEPSAIILILAPILFPIAMQLGIDPIHLGIIMVVNMEIGLITPPTGLNLFVTSAVTGMPLTRVVRAVSPWLLVMLAFLILVTYVPFISLGLPNWLGMN
- a CDS encoding DctP family TRAP transporter solute-binding subunit, with translation MSRLLSRSLSCVLLSTAMAFGGAAQAEEIVIKFAHVASDQTPKGQGARMLQKLVKERLAGKARVEVYPNSSLFGDGKEMEALLLGDVQLLAPAPVKLEKYQPRVQIFDLMFLFDNAAASQRFEQSAKGQELLHSLENNGILGLAYWLNGMRQFTANKPLHVPSDARGMKFRVQPSDLQAAQISALRAVPRKMAFAEIYQGLQTGVINASDNPWSNIYSQRHYEVQQYMIESNHAVGNYMLITNAAFWNGLPEDVRGELKTIIDEVTVEVNRQALALNEKDKEQILASGKHELITLSDEERAQWREVMRPIWKDYEGKIGSDLIEAAQAANAAAN
- a CDS encoding VOC family protein, with the translated sequence MLDHLDHLVLTATDADATTHFYVEVLGMRLETFGNGRKAFCFGNQKINLHVRGQEFEPKAHLPVPGALDLCFIASQPLEEVIAHLQRVGWPIIEGPVMRTGATGPIRSVYLRDPDLNLIEIAELVGQRNV